The proteins below come from a single Chitinophaga pinensis DSM 2588 genomic window:
- a CDS encoding outer membrane beta-barrel protein has translation MRKRVIVLIITLLYHMTSFAQSFTLKGLLKDTSLQRPLYRGSVVLLQARDSFIVSDTRADKEGRFVFNHLNDTANYILFFSYPGYAAYSHKITAVKPVDGVLDMGTVSLLLKEKLLKEVVVKSQTAIIKIKGDTTEFTADSFKVQANASVEELLKQLPGLQVDQYGNITVHGKKVKKVLVDGEEFFGDDPTLVTRNLRADMIDKVQVYDKKSDAAVFTGIDDGVKDKTINLKIKEDKNHGVFGKVELGGGTDEHYNVQGMLNAFKNKRRLSVYGTNGNIGRTGLGAADRQKIGTDNDGAENYDDKGIPTVTSAGAHYDNKWNKDQQSFNGNYKFNTMMVNGEDIVVSQNNLPTGLILGNSINRFDNRNTRQSANGKYIFKVDTSTTITAYADGAVTDNRTASYGNTQNFRGDSSMIYNNESSDRNDYHLRSYNVNLAWEKRLNKAGRTISLYLNNNFSNDHSSGENRSNSDYYDSTGTKDSTALLYLGRRTNDDWRTNTLKAIYTSPISRKLSLVINYQIENNLSHDDKRSYNLVENPAGKEEDGAFSSKMNSNTWSNQGGVAINYTAPKLILKAGNNIRSIAMDLESEFDNYRLKRTFLNWNPSASIQYTVKQYSEVRLNYVGSSINPEKAQLLPLKFNNGQLVTYLANPDLYNSFSHKISGDYSAAKVVSNVYTGGNGSVTFTTNPIAQAINVSSSGKYIYRFVNMPGYTNMNYDLMAYYGRQLPFNIQMIAALNTSGGKTFNLTDDDVNKLTYRTYGAGVEIYKSKQKKYSSYLLAKAGYNINKSSLQPDTKNNFPFIEIRPSLAIYFLRKFEIHTDANYLWQQKSQAFSDNFSRVIWNAWLGRTFLKQDQLTIKISCNDILNQNNGYSRTANNNFFSENRYTTIRRFFMLGATWNFTKFSTIKQ, from the coding sequence ATGCGCAAGCGCGTAATAGTTTTGATCATTACTTTACTCTATCATATGACTTCCTTCGCTCAGTCCTTTACCCTGAAAGGATTGTTGAAGGATACGAGTTTACAGCGCCCGCTTTACAGAGGATCCGTAGTATTGTTGCAGGCCCGGGATTCTTTTATTGTATCAGATACCCGTGCCGATAAAGAAGGTCGCTTTGTATTTAATCACCTGAACGATACTGCCAACTATATCCTGTTTTTCTCTTATCCGGGTTATGCTGCCTATTCTCATAAGATCACTGCGGTGAAACCTGTGGATGGTGTCCTGGATATGGGAACGGTAAGTTTGTTATTGAAGGAGAAGCTGCTCAAGGAAGTAGTCGTCAAGTCTCAGACGGCCATCATCAAGATAAAAGGAGATACGACAGAATTTACGGCGGATAGTTTTAAAGTGCAGGCAAACGCCTCTGTAGAGGAGCTGTTAAAGCAGCTTCCTGGTCTGCAGGTAGACCAGTACGGTAACATTACCGTTCATGGGAAGAAGGTCAAAAAGGTATTGGTGGATGGAGAAGAATTCTTTGGTGATGATCCGACCCTGGTCACCCGTAACCTGCGTGCTGATATGATTGACAAGGTACAGGTTTATGATAAGAAGTCTGATGCAGCTGTCTTCACAGGTATCGATGATGGTGTGAAAGATAAGACCATTAATCTGAAGATTAAGGAGGATAAGAATCATGGCGTATTTGGTAAGGTCGAACTCGGTGGAGGCACAGATGAACATTATAATGTGCAGGGTATGCTGAATGCATTTAAAAACAAACGTAGACTATCAGTGTATGGTACTAACGGTAATATTGGTCGTACCGGTCTGGGAGCAGCGGACAGGCAGAAGATAGGCACAGATAATGATGGTGCTGAAAACTATGATGATAAAGGTATTCCTACTGTTACCAGTGCAGGCGCGCATTATGATAATAAGTGGAATAAGGATCAGCAGTCTTTTAATGGCAATTACAAGTTCAATACAATGATGGTGAATGGGGAGGATATCGTGGTGTCGCAGAATAATCTTCCTACCGGTCTGATACTAGGTAACTCCATCAATAGATTTGATAACCGGAATACCCGTCAGTCGGCCAACGGAAAGTACATTTTCAAAGTAGATACATCCACTACGATTACTGCATATGCAGATGGCGCAGTCACTGATAACAGGACTGCCAGTTATGGCAATACACAGAATTTCCGGGGAGATAGCAGTATGATCTATAATAACGAATCAAGCGATCGTAATGACTATCATCTCAGATCCTATAATGTAAACCTGGCCTGGGAAAAACGGCTTAACAAGGCTGGTCGTACGATCTCCCTGTATCTGAATAATAACTTTTCAAATGATCATTCGTCAGGAGAGAACCGGTCAAATAGTGACTATTATGATTCAACCGGCACAAAAGACAGCACGGCGCTTTTGTATCTTGGCAGACGTACAAATGACGACTGGCGTACCAACACCCTGAAAGCGATCTATACATCGCCGATATCGCGAAAGTTGTCGCTGGTTATTAACTATCAGATCGAAAACAACCTTAGTCATGATGATAAGCGTTCTTATAACCTGGTAGAGAATCCGGCGGGAAAGGAGGAGGATGGCGCGTTTAGCAGTAAGATGAATAGTAATACCTGGTCTAACCAGGGAGGGGTTGCTATTAATTATACAGCGCCCAAACTAATTCTGAAAGCGGGGAATAATATTCGTTCGATAGCAATGGACCTGGAGAGTGAGTTTGATAACTACCGGCTGAAAAGGACTTTCCTGAACTGGAATCCCAGCGCAAGTATACAATATACCGTGAAGCAATATTCAGAAGTCCGTCTGAATTATGTGGGTAGCAGTATCAACCCGGAAAAGGCACAGTTACTGCCATTAAAGTTTAATAATGGACAGCTTGTTACTTACCTGGCTAACCCGGACCTGTATAATAGCTTTAGCCATAAGATAAGTGGTGATTATAGCGCCGCGAAAGTCGTTTCAAATGTATATACTGGTGGTAACGGAAGTGTGACCTTTACGACTAACCCGATTGCGCAGGCTATTAATGTATCCTCTTCCGGTAAGTATATTTACAGGTTTGTGAATATGCCGGGATATACCAATATGAATTACGATCTGATGGCTTATTATGGTCGCCAACTGCCATTTAATATACAGATGATCGCTGCCCTGAATACCAGTGGTGGAAAGACTTTCAATCTGACAGATGATGATGTGAATAAACTGACGTATCGTACATATGGCGCCGGCGTGGAAATCTATAAATCCAAACAGAAAAAATACAGTAGTTATCTGCTTGCAAAGGCAGGGTATAATATTAATAAATCTTCTTTGCAACCAGACACGAAGAATAATTTTCCGTTCATTGAAATCAGACCAAGTCTGGCAATTTACTTTCTCAGGAAATTCGAAATACATACAGATGCCAATTATCTCTGGCAACAGAAGTCGCAGGCGTTTAGTGACAATTTCAGCCGTGTGATCTGGAATGCCTGGTTAGGTCGTACTTTTCTCAAACAGGATCAGTTGACCATCAAGATATCCTGTAATGATATCCTGAACCAGAATAACGGGTATTCCCGTACAGCCAATAATAACTTCTTCTCAGAGAACAGATATACGACCATCAGACGATTTTTTATGTTAGGTGCGACGTGGAATTTTACCAAATTCAGCACCATAAAACAATAG
- a CDS encoding GLPGLI family protein — protein sequence MKRLSFLLLMMVFSHVLSAQQVTFVNSGKVVFERRVNTYAVIERFVKEANIIPAAQVYSYMLSYRNDNPQFWTDDFELYFDTTYTLYKPQQADISARAAYIGAVAYNNKVLSNLTSGEAVALKQAFDQSFFIKDTIRHIRWKLTEETREIAGFQCRRANALIADSIYIVAYYAEEIPARGGPESFNGLPGMILGVAMPHEHITIFAKQVDRQPVTPETWKLPAQGKNVPVDNKQYKKSMMDILSRFRLSSSWVQIFMDI from the coding sequence ATGAAGAGATTATCCTTTTTACTTTTAATGATGGTCTTTTCCCATGTACTGTCTGCACAACAGGTCACTTTCGTCAATAGCGGCAAGGTCGTATTTGAGAGAAGGGTCAATACTTATGCGGTGATAGAGCGCTTTGTAAAGGAGGCGAATATCATACCGGCAGCCCAGGTGTACTCTTATATGCTGAGTTACAGGAATGATAACCCGCAGTTCTGGACGGATGATTTTGAGTTGTATTTCGATACTACATATACATTGTATAAGCCGCAGCAAGCCGATATCAGTGCAAGGGCAGCATACATCGGTGCAGTAGCTTATAATAATAAAGTATTGAGTAACCTGACATCCGGTGAAGCAGTTGCATTAAAACAGGCATTCGACCAATCTTTCTTTATTAAAGACACTATCCGGCATATTCGTTGGAAGCTGACAGAAGAGACACGGGAAATAGCCGGTTTTCAATGTCGCAGAGCCAACGCGCTGATAGCTGATTCTATCTATATCGTGGCTTATTATGCAGAAGAAATCCCGGCCAGAGGTGGTCCTGAGTCTTTTAACGGCCTGCCGGGAATGATATTGGGCGTAGCCATGCCACATGAGCATATTACAATTTTTGCTAAGCAGGTAGACAGACAGCCGGTTACGCCAGAGACCTGGAAACTCCCTGCGCAGGGGAAGAATGTGCCTGTTGACAATAAACAGTATAAAAAATCGATGATGGATATCCTGTCCCGGTTCAGATTGAGTTCCTCCTGGGTGCAGATCTTTATGGATATATAA
- the lepB gene encoding signal peptidase I, translating to MKILFLTHRYYLLLLIGMLIPIAFGMGWLSMLLIVPFLVLLTGLYLSRRFVKGQLQSVVNTGLKLLLLIVYTMISKLYVFDIYQVNSSSMEGALIKGDVLFINKLAYGPQEIDDANSISWVKLFRSNIRQEETCPVISRKHGYTHIRRNDVFIYELFPAYFVVKRCAGLPGDHLKISNDTTFINNRYAPFSAYHQNQYLVKFRDHAGLKAYLSSVSRSAIDSVNIDSNILVVNVSQNDLPQHALRVTRLPNKLLAGKMPYFRPDIWTINNLGPLTIPYKGWSVADSALYRNTIEHWECNNTPEGYVFRDNYYFMMGDNKPYSEDSRYLGLIPERKIVGKVAFILYSYNEKGFLWNRLFKNIL from the coding sequence ATGAAAATCTTGTTTTTAACCCACCGTTACTATCTGCTCCTGCTGATCGGCATGTTGATCCCGATTGCGTTTGGTATGGGCTGGCTATCTATGCTATTGATTGTTCCTTTCCTTGTATTGCTAACAGGTTTGTATCTCTCGCGTAGATTCGTGAAAGGGCAACTACAGTCAGTAGTCAATACTGGTTTAAAGCTCCTGTTATTGATCGTATACACGATGATCTCTAAACTCTATGTTTTTGATATCTACCAGGTCAACAGTAGTTCGATGGAAGGCGCACTCATAAAAGGAGATGTATTGTTTATTAATAAACTGGCTTATGGACCTCAGGAAATAGATGATGCGAACAGCATTTCATGGGTGAAGTTATTTCGTAGTAACATCCGGCAGGAGGAAACATGTCCTGTCATCAGCAGGAAGCATGGATATACACATATCCGGCGAAACGATGTTTTTATCTATGAATTGTTTCCTGCTTACTTTGTTGTGAAACGATGCGCGGGATTACCGGGAGATCATTTGAAGATCAGTAATGATACCACGTTTATCAATAACAGGTATGCTCCTTTTTCGGCTTATCATCAAAACCAGTATCTCGTAAAATTTCGGGATCATGCCGGTCTGAAAGCTTATCTGTCCTCCGTATCCAGGTCAGCAATAGATTCGGTCAATATTGATTCAAATATATTAGTCGTCAATGTTTCGCAAAACGATCTGCCGCAACATGCATTGCGTGTTACCCGTTTACCCAATAAACTACTAGCAGGTAAGATGCCTTATTTCCGTCCGGATATATGGACGATCAACAATCTGGGACCATTAACGATTCCGTATAAAGGATGGTCCGTTGCTGATTCAGCTTTGTACCGGAATACCATTGAACATTGGGAATGTAATAATACACCCGAAGGATATGTGTTTAGGGATAACTACTACTTCATGATGGGGGATAATAAACCCTATTCAGAAGATTCCAGGTACCTGGGTCTGATTCCTGAAAGAAAGATTGTGGGAAAAGTTGCCTTTATCCTTTACTCGTATAATGAAAAAGGATTTTTATGGAACCGCTTGTTTAAAAATATTCTATGA
- a CDS encoding O-antigen ligase family protein: MNTQNKLQAYVGWCGICMLLLLFILTPLQNSDALQNGVTVSKTFFFSEGVILLLLIGSVIWLCRDKHIQISLSRIDGIFTLLVLYIALRSGGRITPRLIELIALTGFYLVLRRCKWRHFLFILYAIAVAGIIQSVYGLLQLYNILPAHSQFRLTGTFFNLGAYAAFVALSACVSLVLIFYFKDKRMSMIPQLNIVLAIIILPITQNRAAWIALIVVGVFLYARFMKKYLLYGMLIITGVLVIAGGYYLKKDSADGRVLIWKVTSQIVGAHPLTGIGYDRFAGEYMNYQASYMQAQGSPGEKQLADNVYYAFNDLLQLTAESGVIGAFGILLLILVCFRVKGYDRFRYAGQAIILGYMLIGMFYYPHFILPLKMTGVLGLAMLSRMDIAVTRQLDIVRMPKILVVTITLILSVAGILIAEQLKTGYKQWGKAQVAYQHQRLDESIRYFDQALSYLPQEGELMSAAGKAYFLADSLEKAVQYLTQSKAFLNNTVIETTLGDISVQQHNYVAAERYYQQALHMVPNRFYTEYMLLKLYVASNESEKACTRANLILHKEVKVSSTAVQQIQDSARVYYANNKCH; this comes from the coding sequence ATGAATACTCAAAACAAACTGCAGGCTTATGTGGGGTGGTGCGGGATATGTATGCTATTGTTATTGTTTATCCTGACTCCTTTGCAAAATAGTGACGCACTTCAAAACGGTGTTACTGTCTCAAAAACCTTCTTTTTTTCGGAAGGTGTTATCCTGTTATTACTGATCGGGAGTGTGATATGGTTATGCAGAGATAAGCATATACAGATCAGCTTATCGAGGATTGATGGCATTTTTACTTTACTTGTTCTTTATATCGCTTTGCGTAGTGGCGGGAGAATTACTCCCCGCTTAATTGAGTTGATAGCCTTAACAGGTTTTTACCTGGTGCTTCGCAGATGTAAGTGGCGGCATTTCCTGTTTATACTTTATGCGATCGCTGTGGCTGGTATTATTCAGTCAGTATACGGGCTATTGCAATTGTATAACATATTACCCGCTCACAGCCAGTTCCGGTTGACGGGTACGTTCTTCAATCTGGGCGCCTATGCAGCTTTTGTCGCGTTAAGCGCATGTGTATCCCTGGTGCTGATCTTTTATTTTAAAGATAAGCGCATGAGTATGATTCCGCAGCTCAATATCGTGTTAGCGATTATCATACTGCCCATTACCCAGAATCGTGCGGCATGGATTGCATTGATTGTAGTAGGTGTTTTTTTATATGCACGATTTATGAAGAAGTATCTGCTGTACGGTATGTTAATAATTACAGGTGTGTTGGTGATAGCCGGAGGATATTATCTGAAAAAGGATTCAGCTGATGGGAGGGTATTAATCTGGAAAGTGACCAGTCAGATAGTTGGCGCGCATCCGCTTACGGGTATCGGGTATGATCGTTTTGCAGGCGAGTATATGAACTACCAGGCGTCATATATGCAGGCACAGGGTAGTCCGGGGGAAAAACAGCTGGCTGATAATGTATACTATGCATTTAATGACCTGTTACAGTTGACGGCTGAATCAGGCGTAATAGGGGCATTCGGTATCCTGTTACTAATACTGGTTTGCTTCCGTGTGAAAGGTTATGACAGGTTCCGTTATGCCGGTCAGGCGATTATCCTGGGGTATATGCTTATTGGGATGTTTTACTACCCGCATTTCATACTGCCTTTAAAAATGACAGGTGTATTGGGATTGGCGATGTTGTCAAGGATGGATATAGCGGTGACAAGACAATTGGATATTGTTCGGATGCCTAAGATCCTGGTGGTGACGATCACGCTTATCCTGTCTGTTGCAGGTATCCTAATCGCAGAGCAGCTGAAAACGGGTTATAAACAATGGGGAAAGGCACAGGTAGCCTATCAGCATCAACGTTTGGATGAAAGTATCCGGTATTTTGATCAGGCATTGTCTTATCTGCCACAGGAAGGAGAACTAATGTCAGCAGCCGGTAAAGCTTACTTCCTTGCTGATTCCCTGGAAAAGGCCGTACAGTACCTGACACAAAGCAAGGCTTTTCTTAATAATACGGTCATTGAAACGACCCTCGGCGATATCAGTGTACAACAGCACAATTATGTTGCTGCAGAGAGATATTACCAACAGGCATTACACATGGTGCCTAACCGGTTTTACACAGAATATATGTTATTGAAGCTGTATGTTGCCAGTAATGAAAGTGAGAAAGCCTGTACCCGGGCAAACCTTATTCTGCATAAAGAAGTCAAAGTGTCTTCTACTGCGGTACAGCAGATTCAGGATTCCGCCAGAGTGTATTACGCCAATAATAAATGCCATTAA
- a CDS encoding RICIN domain-containing protein, whose translation MKNISITIMLALLGLLCACNAKKGNVEQEVLSYFKKQQNPEKLKAARYLLTNMKGHYSLAGPNYDKYVQIFREISIIPGDKRNTAIMDRMNFHKIGDSFFMEKDESSLTAEYLIKHIEYAYAVWEKVPWRKDYSFDIFCEYVLPYRIENEHHSNWIRHFHEAFAGIFDELHFAGGSVYKAVDYCTDTTRYIAMPDGDSTTLVRLSPGKNHITFDSIYVEADEEKWIRIQYTSGLDSAALRLVVNGKDTILKNLNTAGSLYCYPGHQVRIKHPFHKGINTIEVSVSNNPIGLDYLDIIPVEKFYRNTPAFQITDGATYAIYNAANSKGLNTVLKSTGQFNVQNIDYGYFALRTKGKKNTMTLAWDTYYSQDTLRQAAFSGDDNQQWAIIPVGNDHYKILSKRNGKCVELLKDGQLAVRNEYAGNIQQQWRFERTDSTIRFDTASHVPQNTPLEYACRVKDAINFEWMIFSNYFPALPASNIFENHVGDCRAQSHYLVYILRSLGIPAVSEVNLQRPNRTMGHDWNAIIGSKGETIYYQIDTKPATGKPDSPIAKIYRRTFKVDSSALPFKKYPSENIPLTFDNPYFKDVTSDYFRTKTVAVDLFETAKDIKDRHAYLCVWDDAKWLPIAWGDIHNGKATFRDMGLNALYLPVIYKDEKTFIPIGTPFILRDSLIQYVSPQQEQQVQAVLKRKYYWPEEHFMDFRLNGGRFQAANKADFSDAVTLYTVKGKIAPIPYNIPVSDTKTYKYYRYLGPRSGYGNLAELKFYDKAGREMKGKIIGSEESYKLLGNTKDKAFDDDVLTFYDGFSRNISWLGMEFAQPVAIGKIKFIPRNDGNCIEMGDDYELMYWNNKDWQSLGMVIAREDSLIYKNCPKDALFLLHDKTKGKQERIFTIDKKGKQVWW comes from the coding sequence ATGAAAAATATTTCAATTACCATTATGCTTGCCCTATTGGGCTTGCTTTGCGCCTGTAATGCAAAGAAGGGAAACGTAGAACAGGAGGTACTGAGCTACTTTAAAAAGCAACAAAACCCGGAGAAGCTAAAAGCTGCACGATATTTATTGACTAATATGAAAGGGCATTATAGTCTGGCGGGGCCGAACTATGATAAGTATGTGCAGATATTCCGTGAAATCAGCATCATCCCCGGTGATAAACGGAATACGGCTATTATGGACCGTATGAATTTTCATAAAATAGGAGATAGCTTTTTTATGGAAAAGGATGAGAGCAGTCTGACAGCTGAATATCTCATTAAACATATTGAATATGCCTATGCCGTATGGGAGAAAGTGCCCTGGCGGAAAGACTATAGTTTTGATATCTTCTGTGAATATGTCTTGCCTTACAGAATTGAGAATGAACATCACAGTAACTGGATCAGGCATTTCCATGAAGCATTTGCAGGGATATTTGATGAACTGCATTTCGCCGGAGGTTCCGTGTATAAAGCAGTTGATTATTGTACAGATACTACCCGGTACATCGCTATGCCCGATGGGGATAGCACAACGCTTGTCAGATTAAGTCCCGGTAAAAACCATATTACCTTCGATAGTATTTATGTGGAAGCAGACGAGGAGAAGTGGATACGTATTCAGTATACAAGCGGCCTTGATTCAGCAGCGCTCAGACTGGTCGTTAATGGCAAGGATACGATACTGAAAAACCTTAATACTGCCGGTAGTCTGTATTGTTATCCTGGTCACCAGGTGAGGATTAAACATCCTTTTCATAAAGGGATTAATACGATTGAAGTGAGTGTGTCGAATAACCCGATCGGGCTTGATTACCTGGATATTATTCCTGTAGAGAAATTCTATCGCAATACGCCTGCATTCCAGATAACAGATGGAGCTACCTATGCGATCTATAACGCAGCAAATAGTAAAGGATTAAATACTGTGTTAAAGTCAACGGGCCAATTCAATGTTCAAAATATAGATTACGGCTATTTTGCACTCCGGACTAAAGGAAAGAAGAATACAATGACTTTAGCCTGGGATACCTATTATAGCCAGGATACCTTGAGACAGGCCGCATTCTCCGGAGATGACAACCAGCAATGGGCAATTATCCCGGTAGGTAACGATCACTACAAAATATTGAGTAAGCGGAATGGAAAATGTGTAGAATTGTTAAAGGACGGACAGCTGGCTGTAAGGAATGAATATGCCGGTAACATTCAGCAGCAATGGAGATTCGAAAGGACAGATAGTACTATTCGTTTTGATACTGCTTCCCATGTGCCACAGAATACACCGTTGGAATATGCCTGCCGTGTAAAAGATGCCATCAATTTTGAATGGATGATATTCAGCAATTATTTCCCTGCACTGCCGGCAAGCAATATTTTTGAAAACCACGTGGGGGATTGCCGAGCACAATCCCATTACCTGGTATATATCCTGAGATCACTGGGCATTCCTGCCGTAAGCGAAGTGAACTTACAACGCCCTAACAGGACAATGGGACATGACTGGAATGCGATCATCGGCAGTAAGGGAGAGACTATCTACTATCAGATAGATACAAAGCCAGCTACGGGTAAGCCCGATTCTCCTATCGCTAAAATATACAGGCGGACATTCAAGGTGGATTCCAGTGCTTTACCGTTTAAGAAATACCCTTCAGAAAATATCCCATTGACTTTTGATAACCCCTATTTCAAAGATGTGACCAGTGATTATTTCCGTACTAAAACGGTTGCTGTAGATCTCTTTGAAACAGCAAAGGATATAAAAGACCGACATGCTTACTTATGTGTATGGGATGACGCTAAATGGTTGCCGATAGCATGGGGGGATATTCATAATGGAAAGGCCACTTTCAGGGATATGGGACTGAACGCACTTTATCTCCCGGTGATCTATAAAGATGAGAAGACCTTCATTCCGATAGGGACTCCTTTTATACTCAGGGATAGTCTTATTCAATATGTTTCTCCGCAACAGGAACAGCAGGTACAGGCAGTTTTAAAACGTAAATATTACTGGCCGGAAGAACATTTTATGGACTTTCGGCTGAATGGAGGTCGCTTCCAGGCTGCGAATAAAGCCGACTTCTCAGATGCTGTCACATTATATACCGTAAAAGGTAAAATTGCTCCAATCCCTTATAACATTCCTGTCAGTGATACAAAGACTTATAAATACTATCGTTATCTGGGTCCCCGCTCAGGTTATGGAAACCTCGCAGAACTGAAGTTTTATGATAAGGCAGGCCGGGAAATGAAGGGTAAAATCATTGGCAGCGAAGAGAGTTATAAGTTATTGGGTAACACAAAGGATAAGGCGTTTGACGACGATGTCCTGACTTTTTACGATGGGTTCAGCCGGAATATAAGCTGGCTTGGGATGGAATTCGCACAACCCGTTGCTATCGGTAAGATAAAGTTTATCCCAAGGAATGATGGGAATTGTATAGAGATGGGGGATGATTATGAACTGATGTACTGGAATAATAAAGACTGGCAGTCCCTGGGAATGGTTATTGCCCGCGAGGATTCGCTGATATATAAGAATTGTCCTAAAGATGCGCTATTCTTACTGCACGATAAGACCAAAGGAAAGCAGGAGCGTATCTTTACGATAGATAAAAAAGGGAAACAGGTCTGGTGGTAG
- a CDS encoding SDR family NAD(P)-dependent oxidoreductase — MQRKTVLLLGANSDVAKAAILLYAAKGFRIIAASRSTDALQAFADQQSFPKELLTILYFDAADFDSHAGFYQQLPEKPHIVVYAAGYLKNNEEALLDFPGSFRMMQVHYAGAVSILNIIAMDTENVRLERIIGLSSLSGVRGRKSNFIYGSTKSAFTQYLAGLRQYLFNRRVTVNVIVAGYIRSKMTAGLHLPESLMLEPDFIAKAVVEAGNSLIVVPGFKWKLIYTILKWMPERLVARLP, encoded by the coding sequence ATGCAACGAAAAACAGTTCTGCTGCTTGGCGCCAATTCAGATGTCGCCAAAGCTGCCATTCTCCTCTATGCGGCAAAAGGTTTCCGCATCATCGCGGCTTCGCGTAGTACCGATGCGCTTCAGGCGTTTGCGGATCAACAATCGTTCCCTAAAGAACTACTGACGATACTGTATTTCGATGCAGCAGATTTTGACAGTCATGCAGGCTTTTATCAACAGTTGCCAGAGAAACCGCATATTGTCGTATATGCCGCCGGTTATCTGAAAAATAATGAAGAGGCATTACTGGATTTTCCGGGTAGTTTCCGGATGATGCAGGTGCACTACGCAGGGGCTGTTTCCATACTGAATATCATCGCGATGGATACGGAAAATGTGCGTCTGGAGAGAATCATTGGATTGTCTTCGCTATCCGGCGTACGAGGCAGAAAGAGCAATTTTATTTATGGCAGTACGAAGTCTGCTTTCACGCAGTACCTCGCCGGATTGAGACAATATCTCTTCAACAGGAGGGTCACCGTCAATGTGATAGTGGCAGGATATATCCGGAGTAAGATGACTGCGGGTCTGCACCTTCCTGAATCGCTGATGCTGGAACCGGACTTTATTGCAAAGGCGGTGGTGGAAGCTGGTAATAGTCTGATTGTCGTTCCCGGGTTTAAATGGAAACTCATTTATACGATACTGAAATGGATGCCTGAGCGACTGGTAGCGAGATTGCCGTAG